In a single window of the Dromaius novaehollandiae isolate bDroNov1 chromosome 17, bDroNov1.hap1, whole genome shotgun sequence genome:
- the CHCHD10 gene encoding coiled-coil-helix-coiled-coil-helix domain-containing protein 10, mitochondrial, protein MARGGRSVARPAAAPAAPVPASAAPAAVAPQPAQPGLMAQMASTAAGVAVGSAVGHVVGSALTGAFSGGGSAEPARAPSAAQEPRQPVHHQSPYGPCHYEMKQFLECATNQSDLTLCEGFNEALKQCKYSNGVSSLL, encoded by the exons ATGGCGCGCGGTGGCAGGAGCGTAGCGCGGCCGGCAGCGGCCCCAGCGGCCCCGGTGCCCGCCAG cgcggccccggcggcggtggCGCCGCAGCCGGCGCAGCCCGGGCTGATGGCGCAGATGGCGAGCACGGCGGCGGGGGTGGCCGTGGGCTCCGCCGTGGGCCACGTCGTGGGCAGCGCCCTCACGGGCGCCTtcagcggcggcggctccgccgaGCCGGCCCGAGCGCCCAGCGCCGCCCAG GAGCCCCGGCAGCCTGTGCACCACCAGTCGCCCTACGGACCCTGCCACTACGAGATGAAGCAGTTCCTGGAATGCGCCACCAACCAGAGCGACCTGACCTTGTGCGAGGGCTTCAATGAGGCCCTGAAGCAGTGCAAATACAGCAATG GTGTTTCTTCTCTCCTGTGA